From Argonema galeatum A003/A1, the proteins below share one genomic window:
- a CDS encoding glutaredoxin family protein encodes MRLILYSKPGCHLCEGLQEKLEQIEGLDFELEVRDITTRDDWFSAFQYEIPVLFRVRPERKDVEEPLPRPSPRATVRQLELMLQKWVMGNG; translated from the coding sequence ATGCGATTAATTTTATACAGCAAACCTGGTTGTCATTTGTGCGAAGGTTTACAAGAAAAGCTAGAACAGATTGAAGGTCTAGACTTTGAACTAGAAGTACGGGATATTACTACCCGTGACGACTGGTTTAGTGCTTTTCAATACGAAATTCCCGTCCTGTTCCGAGTTAGACCTGAACGTAAAGACGTGGAAGAACCACTACCGCGCCCTTCGCCTCGCGCCACGGTGCGACAGTTGGAGCTTATGCTACAGAAATGGGTAATGGGTAATGGGTAA
- a CDS encoding YkgJ family cysteine cluster protein gives MATWRCVKQCGACCHLDPAERPDLHEYLSPDELELYLSMVGEGGWCVNFDRSTRECRIYPNRPRFCRVESEVFQDMYGIEPEELNDFAIDCCLQQIEGVYGDRSLEMLRFNREVGEF, from the coding sequence ATGGCAACGTGGCGTTGTGTAAAGCAGTGTGGAGCGTGCTGTCATCTAGATCCGGCTGAGCGTCCCGACTTGCACGAGTATTTGTCCCCAGACGAATTGGAGCTGTATCTGAGCATGGTGGGAGAAGGGGGATGGTGCGTTAATTTCGATCGCTCGACCCGCGAATGCCGAATTTATCCAAACCGTCCTCGCTTTTGTCGGGTGGAGTCAGAGGTGTTCCAGGATATGTACGGCATTGAGCCGGAAGAGTTAAACGATTTTGCGATCGACTGTTGCCTTCAGCAGATAGAGGGGGTTTATGGCGATCGTAGCCTGGAAATGCTCCGCTTTAACCGAGAAGTCGGGGAATTTTAG
- a CDS encoding single-stranded-DNA-specific exonuclease RecJ encodes MQNRRLPNQRWEIYPELAEKAEQVASETHLSPLLAQVLLNRGIETAQEVQAFLDPESQFLPSPLEEFPDLARSLELLEKAIANQDKIAICGDYDADGMTSTALLLRSLRWLGASVDHAIPSRMSEGYGINKRIVEEFHAEDVKLILTVDNGISAYDPIDRARQLGVKVIVTDHHDIPPQLPPADAILNPKLIPESSPYRSLAGVGVAYILAVSLAQQLGKAKGLVKPLLELFTLGTIADLAPLTGVNRRWVKRGLQLLPESQLAGVQALIQMAGVDLGSDSTSAIANSQYLNSKSNIQNQKSLKPEDIGFRLGPRINAVGRIADPQIIIDLLTTDDMGLALERAMQCEQINKHRQQLCEEIEQEAIAWCEQSGINLQQDRVLVVVQPNWHHGVIGIVASRLLERYGVPVFIGTYEDEEHIRGSARGIPEFNVFEGLQFCADLLGKFGGHKAAGGFSLPAKNLSELRSRLSTFARECLEPQHLKPLLKIDVKADFNQIDDNLYKQIDALHPCGIENIAPVFWTPNVRVIEQQIVGKGHIKLTLSHDITAEEQGSRGAEGESNSLTQPSKFNTQNSVRAVLAVNLASKQNNPQQNPPLQIKTLKAIAWRWRDYFPLPLRVDVAYRLRENNFNGNKTVEMELLGIRDAVTTNSQSAAAPLKAEFYHNQRRYTCGFFLKDSLQELRIRNPEGKVLAIEPGQQSGLLGKNRQEASEIDISQPPYSNLVQAALLALDTAKKRL; translated from the coding sequence ATGCAAAATAGGCGATTACCAAACCAGCGATGGGAAATTTATCCAGAATTGGCAGAAAAAGCCGAACAGGTGGCGAGTGAAACTCATTTGTCACCTTTGTTGGCGCAGGTGCTGCTTAACCGAGGCATTGAGACTGCCCAAGAGGTACAAGCGTTTTTAGATCCGGAGTCGCAATTTTTACCATCGCCGCTAGAGGAATTTCCAGACTTGGCAAGGAGTTTGGAGTTGTTGGAAAAAGCGATCGCAAATCAAGATAAAATTGCGATCTGCGGCGACTATGATGCTGATGGAATGACCAGCACGGCTTTGTTGTTGCGTAGTCTTCGCTGGTTAGGTGCCTCAGTCGATCACGCCATTCCCAGCCGCATGAGCGAAGGCTACGGTATTAATAAACGAATTGTAGAAGAATTCCACGCAGAAGATGTCAAGCTGATTTTAACAGTAGACAACGGTATTTCTGCTTATGACCCGATCGATCGCGCTCGGCAGTTGGGTGTTAAAGTCATCGTTACCGATCACCACGACATCCCGCCACAGCTACCACCAGCTGACGCCATTCTCAATCCCAAACTGATTCCCGAATCCTCACCTTATCGCAGTCTGGCTGGAGTGGGGGTTGCCTATATTTTGGCTGTTTCTCTAGCTCAACAGTTGGGTAAAGCGAAAGGATTGGTGAAACCGCTGCTGGAGTTATTTACACTGGGAACGATCGCAGATTTGGCACCCCTGACTGGCGTTAACCGACGCTGGGTAAAACGCGGCTTGCAATTGCTACCCGAATCTCAGCTAGCAGGAGTACAAGCATTAATCCAAATGGCAGGTGTAGATCTGGGAAGCGATAGCACTTCAGCGATCGCCAATTCCCAATACCTTAATTCAAAATCTAACATCCAAAATCAAAAATCTTTGAAGCCGGAAGATATTGGCTTTCGACTTGGGCCTCGGATTAATGCTGTAGGGCGAATTGCCGACCCTCAAATTATCATCGATTTGCTCACTACAGATGATATGGGATTGGCGTTGGAACGAGCGATGCAATGCGAACAAATTAACAAGCATCGCCAGCAACTGTGTGAAGAAATTGAACAAGAAGCAATTGCCTGGTGCGAACAAAGTGGGATAAACTTACAGCAAGACCGTGTTTTAGTTGTTGTTCAACCTAACTGGCACCACGGCGTGATTGGAATTGTTGCTTCTCGCCTACTGGAACGGTACGGTGTGCCGGTGTTTATCGGTACTTATGAGGATGAGGAACACATTCGCGGTTCAGCACGGGGAATTCCAGAATTCAATGTTTTTGAAGGGTTACAGTTCTGTGCTGATTTGCTGGGTAAGTTTGGCGGACACAAGGCGGCGGGGGGATTTTCGCTGCCTGCTAAGAATTTATCAGAATTGCGATCGCGTCTTAGCACTTTCGCTCGTGAGTGTCTTGAACCACAACACCTCAAACCGCTGCTGAAAATTGATGTCAAAGCCGACTTTAATCAGATCGATGACAACTTATACAAGCAAATCGATGCTCTACATCCGTGTGGTATCGAAAATATAGCACCCGTGTTCTGGACACCCAACGTCAGAGTGATCGAACAGCAAATCGTCGGCAAAGGTCACATTAAACTTACTTTAAGTCACGATATTACAGCAGAGGAGCAGGGGAGCAGAGGAGCAGAGGGAGAATCAAATTCTTTAACTCAACCCTCAAAATTTAACACTCAAAACTCTGTACGGGCTGTTTTAGCAGTGAATCTGGCGTCGAAACAGAACAATCCTCAACAAAACCCGCCCCTACAAATCAAAACTCTCAAAGCGATCGCATGGCGATGGCGCGATTACTTTCCCTTGCCATTGCGAGTCGATGTAGCCTATCGGCTGCGAGAAAATAACTTTAATGGCAACAAAACAGTTGAGATGGAACTCCTGGGAATCCGAGACGCGGTAACAACGAATAGCCAATCGGCTGCGGCTCCCTTGAAAGCCGAATTTTACCATAACCAGCGCCGCTACACCTGTGGCTTCTTTCTCAAAGATTCTTTGCAAGAATTAAGAATTCGCAATCCAGAAGGAAAAGTTTTGGCGATCGAACCTGGGCAACAAAGTGGTCTATTGGGAAAAAACCGACAAGAAGCGAGTGAGATTGATATCTCACAACCGCCTTATTCTAACCTGGTTCAGGCAGCGCTCCTGGCTTTGGATACCGCCAAAAAAAGACTTTAA
- the psb30 gene encoding photosystem II reaction center protein Ycf12/Psb30 has translation MDFISGILDPITSLNWEVIAQLTMLGLIVVAGPAVILVLASRGGDL, from the coding sequence ATGGATTTTATATCTGGGATTTTAGATCCTATTACCAGTCTCAACTGGGAAGTGATAGCACAGCTAACCATGCTGGGATTGATCGTTGTTGCAGGCCCGGCAGTAATCCTAGTGCTGGCAAGTCGCGGCGGCGACCTGTAG
- the sbcD gene encoding exonuclease subunit SbcD, whose translation MIKILHLSDIHMGSGFSHGRINPETGFNTRLEDFVNTLSRCIDRAIEEPVDLVLFGGDAFPDATPPPYVKQAFASQFRRLVDAEIPTVLLVGNHDQHSQGQGGASLGIYRTLGVPGFLVGDRIETHRIETRNGPVQIVTLPWLTRSGLLTRPETEGLCLAEVNDLLTKRLEPALEGEIRRLDPQIPTVLLAHLMADRATLGAERYLAVGKGFTIPLSLLTRPCYDYVALGHVHKHQNLNPSNDPPVIYPGSIERVDFSEEKEDKGYVLINLEKGNSQWEFCPLPVRSFCTLEVDVSKSDDPQAAILKAIAKKNIEEAVVRLIYKLRSEQLDRIDTASLHQALSIAHTYTIQPELVSQLARPRVPELGSSANTDPLEALKTYLDNRDDLKDIATAMMEVAQSLLDGDKEAWLEASGVKEESQMPMANADGQLRLL comes from the coding sequence ATGATTAAAATCCTTCATCTATCCGATATCCACATGGGAAGTGGGTTTTCCCACGGACGGATTAATCCAGAAACAGGTTTTAATACACGACTGGAAGATTTTGTCAATACCCTATCGCGATGTATTGACCGAGCCATTGAAGAACCCGTAGATTTAGTTTTATTTGGTGGCGATGCTTTTCCCGACGCGACGCCACCGCCGTATGTGAAGCAAGCTTTTGCCAGCCAGTTTCGCCGCTTGGTCGATGCTGAGATACCCACCGTGTTGTTGGTGGGAAACCACGACCAGCATTCTCAAGGCCAGGGAGGAGCGAGTCTAGGTATCTATCGTACACTGGGAGTGCCTGGGTTTCTAGTTGGCGATCGCATCGAAACCCATCGCATCGAAACCCGTAATGGGCCTGTCCAAATCGTTACTCTTCCCTGGCTGACCCGTTCTGGACTGCTGACTCGTCCCGAAACCGAAGGACTTTGTTTAGCTGAAGTAAACGACTTGTTGACTAAGCGCTTGGAACCAGCATTAGAAGGTGAAATTCGCCGCTTAGATCCCCAAATCCCCACCGTACTGCTGGCTCACTTAATGGCCGATCGCGCTACATTAGGAGCAGAACGCTACCTCGCAGTCGGCAAAGGATTTACCATTCCCCTATCTTTACTGACCCGCCCCTGCTATGATTATGTAGCCTTGGGTCACGTCCACAAACACCAAAACCTCAACCCGTCCAACGACCCTCCAGTTATCTACCCAGGCAGCATTGAGCGCGTAGATTTCAGCGAAGAAAAAGAAGACAAAGGCTACGTGCTGATTAATCTGGAAAAAGGCAATTCCCAGTGGGAATTTTGTCCGCTTCCAGTGAGGTCATTTTGTACTCTAGAAGTAGATGTCTCTAAATCAGATGACCCGCAAGCTGCCATACTCAAAGCTATTGCCAAAAAGAATATTGAAGAAGCCGTAGTGCGACTAATTTACAAACTGCGTTCCGAACAACTCGATCGAATCGATACAGCATCTCTGCATCAAGCTTTAAGTATAGCCCACACCTACACTATTCAACCAGAATTAGTCAGTCAATTAGCTCGTCCTCGCGTACCCGAACTTGGTTCTAGTGCCAACACCGACCCCTTGGAAGCATTGAAAACTTACTTGGATAATAGGGATGACCTCAAAGATATTGCCACTGCCATGATGGAAGTGGCGCAAAGTTTGCTGGATGGAGATAAAGAAGCGTGGTTAGAGGCGTCTGGAGTTAAAGAAGAGAGTCAGATGCCAATGGCTAATGCAGATGGTCAGCTGCGTTTACTTTAA
- a CDS encoding UDP-N-acetylmuramoyl-L-alanyl-D-glutamate--2,6-diaminopimelate ligase, with the protein MKLRDILAKVSSIVELPKESAIDLEVTGLKTNSHACKPGDLFIGMPGTRVDGGDFWPSAIASGAVAALVSPQAAQKAGGESLVIPTSDMTKTCAQVANAFYDYPSQKLNMIGVTGTNGKTTTTHLIEFFLNKAQQPTALMGTLYARWPGFEQTATHTTPFAVELQAQLASAIADGCQKAVMEVSSHALSQGRVMGCSFDVAVFTNLTQDHLDFHKDMEDYFSAKALLFNSDYLKGRAIINLDDPYGQRLISQLKPDQVWSYSVNNSTADLWTSDLTYEPTGVSGKLHTPKGEIAFRSPLVGQFNLANLLAAVGTVLHLGLDLEFVVSLIPEFPGVPGRMERVQISPDQDISVIVDYAHTPDSLENLLKAARPFIPGKMICVFGCGGDRDRTKRPKMGGIAAQLADKIVVTSDNPRTEDPEKILQDILAGIPKSVNPTVICDRAIAIRTAILEAQAGDGVLIAGKGHEDYQILGTEKIHFDDREQARAALSEC; encoded by the coding sequence ATGAAACTGCGAGATATATTGGCAAAGGTTTCCAGTATAGTGGAGTTACCCAAGGAATCGGCTATAGACTTGGAAGTGACTGGTTTGAAGACTAATTCTCACGCTTGCAAACCTGGAGATCTTTTTATCGGAATGCCAGGAACGCGGGTAGATGGGGGAGATTTTTGGCCCAGCGCGATCGCATCTGGTGCTGTCGCCGCCCTCGTTTCTCCCCAAGCCGCCCAGAAAGCAGGGGGAGAATCTCTCGTTATCCCAACTAGTGATATGACTAAAACTTGTGCCCAAGTGGCAAATGCTTTTTACGATTATCCCAGCCAAAAGTTGAATATGATTGGGGTTACGGGCACTAACGGCAAAACCACAACCACCCATTTAATTGAATTTTTCCTCAATAAAGCCCAGCAACCTACTGCTTTAATGGGAACGCTTTATGCGCGTTGGCCGGGATTTGAGCAAACTGCTACCCATACTACCCCTTTTGCTGTAGAATTACAAGCACAACTAGCATCAGCGATCGCAGATGGATGTCAAAAGGCAGTGATGGAAGTTAGTTCCCACGCCTTATCCCAAGGACGAGTAATGGGTTGTTCTTTTGATGTCGCTGTTTTTACTAACTTGACTCAGGATCACCTGGACTTCCATAAAGATATGGAAGATTACTTTAGCGCCAAAGCTTTACTGTTTAATTCCGATTATCTCAAAGGTCGTGCGATCATTAATTTGGACGATCCTTACGGTCAGCGATTGATTTCTCAGTTAAAGCCAGACCAGGTTTGGAGTTATAGCGTAAATAATTCTACCGCAGATTTGTGGACAAGCGATTTAACTTATGAACCAACTGGTGTTAGCGGTAAACTGCATACTCCCAAAGGGGAAATTGCTTTCCGTTCGCCGCTGGTAGGTCAGTTTAATTTAGCGAATTTACTCGCAGCAGTGGGAACAGTTTTACATCTCGGTTTGGATTTAGAATTTGTGGTATCTTTGATACCGGAATTCCCAGGCGTACCAGGACGGATGGAACGGGTACAAATTAGTCCAGACCAAGATATCAGTGTAATTGTAGATTACGCCCACACGCCGGATAGCTTGGAAAATTTACTGAAAGCGGCACGTCCTTTCATACCGGGAAAGATGATTTGCGTGTTTGGTTGTGGAGGCGATCGCGATCGCACCAAACGTCCTAAAATGGGTGGTATCGCCGCTCAGTTGGCTGATAAAATAGTCGTTACTTCGGATAACCCGCGCACGGAAGATCCAGAGAAGATTCTCCAAGATATCCTTGCTGGTATTCCAAAGTCAGTTAATCCGACAGTGATATGCGATCGGGCCATAGCCATTCGCACCGCCATTCTAGAAGCCCAAGCTGGAGATGGAGTTCTGATTGCTGGCAAAGGTCACGAAGATTATCAAATTCTCGGCACCGAAAAAATCCACTTTGACGATCGAGAACAAGCACGCGCAGCCCTATCTGAGTGCTGA
- a CDS encoding DUF928 domain-containing protein, which translates to MFLKARKLATVLGGAASIFLMPAIGSWNAALNQTFRYPSANLGLSSVAWADTPVQYVPPSRGTPKNSVGAGSRGCTQSVPVTLALLVPKDHNGQTVSGHPTFSWYVSDKTSVPVEFALVEPGVPKPLFVQQMQVSQSGIIQVQLPKELPELAAGKKYRWSVSLICDSNRPSNNVFVQSWVERVSPNPELAQKLAIVKTDDSSVQAVRENARIYAQAGLWYDALQALSTGYTANPNDPSIKADFLALLTQGGLTQISAIERLAQL; encoded by the coding sequence ATGTTTCTTAAAGCTCGCAAATTAGCCACAGTACTAGGGGGAGCAGCATCAATTTTCTTGATGCCAGCGATCGGCTCATGGAATGCCGCTTTAAATCAAACTTTTAGGTATCCCTCAGCCAATCTGGGTTTAAGCTCTGTAGCTTGGGCAGATACTCCTGTTCAATACGTTCCGCCCAGTCGGGGAACGCCTAAAAATAGCGTAGGTGCTGGCTCGCGGGGATGTACTCAGTCTGTACCAGTCACGTTAGCTTTATTGGTTCCCAAAGACCACAACGGACAAACTGTATCGGGTCATCCCACGTTTTCATGGTATGTCTCTGATAAGACATCGGTGCCGGTAGAGTTTGCGTTAGTAGAACCGGGGGTACCAAAACCCTTGTTCGTCCAACAAATGCAGGTATCCCAAAGCGGTATTATTCAGGTGCAATTACCCAAAGAATTACCAGAACTCGCTGCCGGGAAAAAATATCGCTGGTCGGTTTCCCTGATTTGCGATTCTAACCGCCCCTCTAACAATGTTTTTGTGCAAAGTTGGGTTGAGCGCGTTTCTCCTAACCCGGAACTGGCTCAAAAACTGGCGATCGTAAAAACAGACGATTCTTCTGTACAGGCGGTGCGAGAAAATGCCAGAATCTACGCTCAAGCAGGATTGTGGTACGATGCTCTGCAAGCGCTTTCAACTGGCTATACTGCTAATCCCAACGATCCATCTATCAAGGCTGATTTTCTCGCGCTACTGACTCAGGGTGGATTGACTCAGATTTCAGCAATAGAACGCTTAGCGCAACTCTAA
- the cysH gene encoding phosphoadenosine phosphosulfate reductase, protein MVYYLETPVQIDNLDLDELNQRFEGAHPREILAWCVANIPTKFVQTSAFNVDDLVITDILYRSLKPKKPVPVMFLDTLHHFPQTRELVEKAIKLYNLDLRTYKVPDVDTREAFAGAYGDALWDRDIQKFHYVTKIEPLQRGLAELEAVAWITGRRRDQAVTRANMPIFEHDIKHRIKVNPIAAWTRKESWAYAAEHKMIYNPLHDQGYPSIGDEPITTKVAPGEDERAGRWRGTGKTECGIHI, encoded by the coding sequence ATGGTCTATTATCTAGAAACTCCGGTACAAATTGACAATCTTGACTTGGATGAACTCAACCAACGCTTTGAAGGAGCGCATCCCAGGGAGATTTTGGCTTGGTGTGTAGCGAATATCCCTACCAAATTCGTGCAAACCAGTGCTTTTAACGTGGATGACTTAGTAATCACGGATATTCTCTACCGCTCACTCAAGCCTAAAAAGCCTGTACCCGTGATGTTTCTGGACACGCTGCACCATTTTCCCCAAACAAGAGAGCTAGTAGAAAAAGCGATTAAACTCTACAATCTCGATCTCAGAACTTATAAGGTTCCCGACGTTGACACCCGCGAAGCCTTTGCAGGTGCCTACGGTGATGCGCTTTGGGATAGAGACATTCAAAAATTCCACTATGTGACCAAAATCGAACCCCTACAACGAGGTTTGGCAGAATTAGAAGCTGTGGCGTGGATAACTGGTCGTCGCCGCGACCAAGCTGTAACTCGCGCCAATATGCCCATATTTGAACATGATATCAAGCACCGGATCAAGGTAAATCCGATCGCTGCTTGGACGCGCAAGGAAAGCTGGGCCTATGCGGCTGAGCATAAAATGATCTACAATCCTCTGCACGACCAAGGTTATCCCAGCATCGGAGATGAACCGATTACCACAAAAGTTGCCCCTGGTGAAGACGAACGCGCCGGACGCTGGCGGGGAACTGGTAAAACTGAGTGTGGAATTCACATTTAA
- a CDS encoding Calx-beta domain-containing protein, producing the protein MANIFGTLGNDTLIGTPETDFILGDLGNDSLLGLDGDDQLNSNQGNDTLDGGQGNDLVRGGKDNDLILGGIGNDTLYGDLGSDTLRGGDGDDLLYGDQGIENNFGGDGDDVLVGELGNDTIFGLDGNDSILGNEGADVINGNQGNDSVFGGDGNDLLRGGIDNDQLFGDSGEDTLYGDLGNDTAFGGEGKDLIFGIRGDDLLFGNEDDDVINGNQGNDTIFGGDGNDVLRGGRDNDLVFGDKGNDFLYGDRGIDTLTGGDSNDIFFLQREIGGTTLAESDIITNFANNADKLGLIGGLSFANLNIFQGTGNNAADTIIQDSLNSQFLAVLKGIDRNTIDATDFTIPGTLAFSNPTFRVNEDGTPVTAVTVTRTNGSDGAVSVTVTSSDGTATAPNDYNNNQIVVNFANGETSKTVTIPIVNDTVAEYTEKLNLSLGNVTGNAEIGTQNTAVLEIVDNDAVSVPKLTFQNPNPNIFNGFGQSVAAVGNNVLIGSPYDNTGGTVAGAAYLFDGNTGGLLRTFLNPSPNDGDNFGSSIAVVGNKVLIGTPGEKVGSNTVGTAYLFDLSTGALQATFLNPAPQQFAPFGASVAGVGNNFAIAVPFGGTSNSYGTVYLFDGITGALLQTFQDPNPNFYGFGQSIAAVGNNVLIGAPYDNRGGGISFPGSAYLFDSVSGVLLQTFLNPTPEEFDLLGTSVAAVGNNVLIASANDNTGGDNAGAVYLFDSTTGELLQTFLNPTPNSFEFFGGSVAAVGNNVLIGTRYDSTGGFESGAAYLFDSTTGALLQTFLNPTPNDYEHFGQSVAAVGNNVLIGGNTNAVYLF; encoded by the coding sequence ATGGCTAATATTTTTGGCACTTTAGGAAACGATACACTTATTGGCACTCCAGAAACAGATTTTATTTTAGGTGATTTAGGCAATGATAGTCTACTTGGCTTAGACGGAGATGACCAACTCAACAGCAATCAGGGAAACGATACCCTTGACGGTGGACAAGGCAACGACCTAGTACGAGGCGGTAAAGACAACGACCTTATTTTAGGCGGAATCGGCAATGATACTTTATATGGCGACCTTGGTAGCGATACCCTCAGAGGTGGCGATGGTGACGACTTGTTATATGGCGACCAAGGAATAGAAAATAACTTTGGCGGCGATGGCGATGATGTTTTAGTTGGTGAACTTGGTAACGACACCATCTTTGGATTAGATGGTAATGACAGTATTTTAGGCAATGAAGGTGCAGATGTAATTAATGGCAATCAGGGAAACGATAGTGTTTTCGGTGGAGATGGTAATGATTTGCTACGGGGTGGAATAGATAATGATCAGTTATTTGGAGATAGCGGTGAAGACACTTTATATGGTGACTTAGGCAATGATACCGCCTTCGGTGGAGAAGGAAAAGATCTCATTTTTGGTATCCGAGGCGATGACTTACTTTTTGGCAACGAAGACGATGATGTAATTAATGGCAATCAGGGAAACGATACTATTTTTGGTGGAGATGGTAATGATGTCTTGCGGGGTGGTCGAGACAATGATTTGGTTTTCGGAGATAAAGGTAATGATTTTCTCTATGGCGATAGAGGTATAGATACTTTAACTGGCGGGGATAGTAATGATATCTTCTTTTTGCAAAGGGAAATAGGCGGTACTACTTTAGCGGAATCGGATATTATTACTAATTTTGCTAATAATGCAGATAAATTGGGGTTAATTGGTGGGTTAAGTTTTGCCAATTTGAATATCTTTCAAGGAACTGGGAATAATGCTGCCGATACGATTATTCAGGATAGTCTCAACAGTCAGTTTTTGGCGGTTTTGAAAGGCATTGACCGGAACACGATTGACGCCACTGATTTTACGATTCCCGGTACATTAGCATTTAGTAATCCAACTTTCCGGGTGAATGAGGATGGCACGCCGGTAACAGCAGTGACGGTAACTCGGACAAATGGAAGTGATGGAGCAGTGAGTGTTACTGTAACTTCGAGTGATGGTACGGCTACTGCACCAAATGATTATAACAATAACCAAATTGTGGTTAATTTTGCCAATGGGGAAACGAGTAAAACTGTAACGATTCCCATTGTTAATGATACTGTGGCTGAGTATACTGAGAAGCTCAATTTGAGTTTGGGGAATGTCACTGGTAACGCTGAAATTGGTACGCAGAATACGGCGGTTTTGGAGATTGTGGATAATGATGCTGTGTCTGTGCCGAAACTGACTTTCCAAAATCCGAATCCCAACATATTTAACGGTTTCGGCCAATCAGTAGCGGCGGTAGGTAATAACGTCCTCATTGGGTCACCTTATGACAACACGGGCGGTACTGTCGCTGGGGCGGCGTACTTATTCGATGGAAATACTGGTGGGCTGTTAAGAACTTTCCTCAACCCAAGCCCAAACGACGGTGATAACTTCGGCAGTTCAATCGCAGTAGTCGGGAATAAAGTCCTCATAGGAACACCGGGAGAGAAAGTTGGCTCGAATACCGTCGGGACTGCATACTTGTTTGACCTCAGCACTGGGGCGTTGCAGGCAACATTCCTAAATCCCGCACCACAACAATTTGCTCCCTTCGGAGCTTCCGTAGCAGGGGTAGGTAATAACTTTGCGATCGCAGTTCCTTTTGGTGGTACAAGCAATTCTTATGGGACAGTCTACTTATTCGACGGCATTACAGGGGCACTACTTCAGACTTTCCAAGACCCAAATCCAAATTTCTATGGTTTTGGTCAGTCAATCGCAGCAGTGGGCAATAACGTCCTTATTGGAGCGCCTTATGACAATAGAGGGGGAGGAATTTCGTTCCCTGGCTCGGCATACTTATTTGACAGTGTTTCAGGTGTGTTGTTGCAAACTTTCCTCAACCCGACGCCAGAAGAATTTGATTTATTGGGCACCTCGGTAGCAGCAGTGGGCAACAATGTTCTGATCGCCTCAGCAAATGACAACACAGGTGGTGACAACGCTGGGGCAGTATATCTATTCGACAGTACGACAGGTGAGTTGTTGCAGACTTTCCTTAACCCGACTCCGAATAGTTTTGAATTCTTCGGAGGCTCAGTAGCAGCGGTAGGTAATAACGTCCTCATTGGCACACGTTATGACAGCACGGGCGGTTTTGAAAGTGGGGCTGCGTATCTGTTTGATAGTACTACTGGTGCGCTGTTACAAACTTTCCTTAACCCCACTCCGAATGATTATGAACACTTCGGCCAATCAGTAGCGGCGGTAGGTAATAACGTCCTCATTGGGGGAAATACAAATGCTGTCTATCTGTTCTAG